DNA sequence from the Verrucomicrobiia bacterium genome:
TGCAACATATTGGCGCCAGCGTTTACTGTCCCACGGGGAGCAGCTCACCATGGCCGCGCATTGGATAAAGAGGTTGTTCTCGACGACGTTGTCTTTTCCACCATGAATTTGGATTCCACCGAAACCGAGTTTTCCCGCCGAGCAGCGTTCGAAGACATTTCCATAAATCAGCGTTCCACAGATAGCGTCGTCGAGGCGGATGCCAGCCTGGCCGCACTTGGGTTGTTCGCCGGCAGCGCGCCAGTTGCCGATGTGATGAAAATAATTGTAACGAAAAACGTTACCGCGGAAGGTGGGGTTTGCAAACATATCGACGCCGCCCTGGTCGTCCGATTCCGTGACGACGTTATACACCTCGTTATATTGGATGCTGTGGTTGTTGCCAGCGACGCGCATGGCGCTGCTGGGGATGTCGTGCATCCGGTTATGTTCTAACCGGTTGCCGACACCATCGAGGACTACGGCGGGGGTGTAGGTGTGGTCGATGCGAGATAAATCATGGATGTCACAGTTCTCGACAAAGTGCCCGCCTGGTTCGAGCGATTTGCGGTCTCCACCAGAAATCAGTGTTCCCCCACGGCCCATGGAGTAGATATCACAAGCAAGTAATCCATGCTGGTGGCCGCCCCGAATTTCAACGCCGTTCCCAGCAAAGTGGCGCACGACGCACCCCGCAAACAGACAATGCGCACCGCCGCGGACATGGATGGCATCGGCGCTGCCGAACTCCCAGGTCACGCCGCTAAAGCATACCCAGGAGGCGTTGTCGAGGTTGACCATTGGAGCATCGAATCTGGACAACTCGATGGTGGCCCGCCGCGGATCGGAGGGGGGATAAAAAAGCACCTGGGCACCCTTGCTGTCCAGGTACCATTCGCCCGGGGCGTCCAGTTCGCTCATGGCGTTCACGGCATAAAACGGCGCGCCGACGCTGAAACCATAGGTGTGCCAAGGCTGAGCCAGGGTGATCAATCGCTGGCGCGGAGCGATGCTGGCCACGCGCTCGTAGGAATCAGCCCAATCCCAAAACCAATAGCCGTAGAGCAGCAAATCCGGCTCATTGGCCCAGCGGCTTGGCCTGTCGCCTTCGTAGAAGAACTTGCCGGTTTTGCTGCCTTGGCGATCGTAGCCTTTGGTGCCGTCTTTGACCGCGACCTGGCTGATGTGCAAGAACCCCTGATTGGGGCCGCGGGCCAGCAGCATGGCCTGCCCGTTGAAGAACAGCTCGTGCGCAGGGTGCGTTTGAAAACCGTTACCACTGGCGAACCCGCCCAATTTCAATGGCAGGAGATGGGTGATGCCCAAAGCCCGCAAATTCACGAGCCAGATTTTGGACCGCGCTTCTGGCGGGAGCAGGGCATAGCCGTCGGCGTCGGAGAGCCTGCGCCAGCCAGTCAATTGCGTGCCGCCGCAAAAGATTGGCTGCTCACCAGGCGCCGCACGAAACACCACGGGCGCGGATTCAGTCCCTGAGTCGGTTTCCGAGACTGAGAAGGTTCGGCTCACATGATAGGCGCCGCCGTGCACCAGCACCTCGACCGTGCCGGCGGGCAAGGACCCGCTGTGGCGGCGCGTCCGGATTTCGTTGCGCGCTCTTTGGAGGCTGGCGAACGGCTGCTCTGCAGAGCCGTTTCCCGCGTCGTTGCCTTGTGAAGAAACATGCAGGGTCAGGCCAGGAGCCGGCCAGGGAGGCAATGCCAGACGGATGCTGACGTTGGTTCGCAAGGGCAGGGGAGCGACTGCCTTTTCGGGTGCATGGGCAGGCTCGACGCCTGAAGAGACGGTGACCACGAACGATGCGAAACCCACCAAGGGCAACCGGGGAAATCTCATGAGCAGCGAGCGAATTGCCGGAGGAACATAAGACGACGTGAGAGCACGTTTTAAAAAAATGGCGCCGCCATCCTCCACGTTCTCGATTTTCCAGGTGTTTCGAGAACGAGGACCAAGGGAGAGCCGGCCATTTCCAAAACACGCTCTGAGAAAAGAAATCATGAGAATCCGAAGTTAGATGCGCCTTATGGGATGTGATTCGCGTCTGGATGATAGAGTGCCTAATTCGAGTTTCCGTTCCAACGGCGAGGGGGGCGTTCGGGCAAGGTCGGGTCGGCCTTTGCAAAATAGGCGTCATCACCCAGGAGTTCATTGGCGGCTTGTTGCAATTGGCGCGAGGGCGCTACGAAGAACTTTTCGTGCGTCTCGACAATGACCTTCTGCCCCGTGGGACGGATAAAACAAAGATATAAGGGGCATTTGCCCGGATGGGCCTCAACCAGCGCGCGCACCGGCTCAAGGGTTGACGGGCTGAAATGAGCCGTGTGAAGCCGCAGGAGGACTTGTTTGGTAAATCGCCGCGGGGCGTCTTCCAGCGCCATGATTTCCTGCGGAAAAAGCTTGGGCCGCTCATCGCCGATGTTGACCTCGCCGACAACGAAAACGGCTTTGCCAACCTGGAGCAGCTCCCTGTTCTTCTCGTAGTTTTCGTTGATGCACAGGATTTGCACCGAACCTTCAAGGTCTTCGAGGGTCAATATCGAGTAAGGTTTGCCGGATTTTTTCGACACACCGTTCTGCGCCGCCGCAATCATTCCCCCGAGCCGGGTCAGCGCGCGGTTGGGTAATTGCGCGAGGGTTTTGGTGTTGGTTAGGGAATATTTCTCGAGTATAGCCGCGTAAGGCGTGAGCGGGTGGCCGGTCACATAAAAACCCAGCAATTCCTTTTCCTGCGCCAGCATTTCGTGCTCCGGCCATTCCTCGAGTGCGGTGTCGGCTTCCGGCTCCGCGGAGGATTTGTTTTCCAGCGCGCCAAACAGCGAGCTCTGGCCCCGTTGGCGGTCGGAGATGATGCCCGCCGCGCGGGTCAGTGTTCTGTCAATCTGCGAAAACAATCCGGCCCGGGTTTTGCCGAAGCCATCGCAGGCGCCGGATTTGATGAGGGCTTCTAGGACCTTGCGATTAATCGTGCGGCCATCGACGCGCTGGCACATGTCCGCCAGCGAATGGAAGGGGCCGCCCTCGTTGCGCGCCTTGAGGATGGATTCGACTGCGACTTCGCCGATTCCTTTAATGGCAGCCAGTCCGAAGCGAATCGCCATGGCAGAGGAGGCGTTTTGCCCTGTCGGTTCCGGGATGGGATGGCAGTTCGAGCCGTTGGCAGCCGCCGGCGCCGGCTGTGCCCCCGGCTTGTTTGGCGCGAAATGCACCTGGCTTTCATTGACATCGGGCGGCAGCACCTCGATGCCCATCGCCCGCGCCTCGGCGATATATTGGCTGAGCTTCTCGGTGTCCCCCATGTCGTTGGTCATCATCGCGCAGAAGAACTCGACCGGGTAATTGGCTTTGAGATACGCGGTTTGATAGGCGACGATTGCGTAGGCGGCGGCGTGCGATTTGTTGAAGCCGTAGCCCGCGAATTTTTCGAGCAAATCAAAAATCTGGTTGGCCTTGCCAGCCGGGATGTTGTTCACGCGCGCGGCGCCTTTAACAAAAATCTCGCGCTGTTTGGCCATTTCCTCGGTCTTCTTTTTGCCCATGGCGCGGCGTAGGAGGTCGGCGCCGCCGAGGGTGTAGCCGGCAAGGGCCTGGGCCGCCTGCATGACCTGCTCCTGGTACACCATGATGCCGTAGGTCTCACGGCAAATGGGTTCCAACAACGGGTGCGCGTATTCAATCTTCACTTCGCCGTGGCGCCGGCTGATGAACTCGGGAATCAGCTCCATCGGCCCTGGCCGATACAACGCGATGAGCGCCGTGATGTGTTCGATCGAGCTAATTTCGAACTTGCGGCACAAATCCCGCATGCCGCCGGATTCCAGTTGGAACACCCCCAATGTATTGGCTCTATTGAGCAGGTCGTAGGTCTTGGCATCATCCAACGGCAAATGATCGATAGGAACCTCGATACCCCTGGTCTTGTGGACCAACTCGCAGGTGTTGCGGATGACGGTCAATGTCTTGAGTCCCAAAAAGTCCATCTTCAACAGGCCGAGGTCGCCAACGGGCCCCATGGCGTACTGGGTGACAATGCCGCCGTCGTCATCCTGCTTGAGTGGGAGCAAGTTGACCAGGGGTTGATCGCCAATAACCACCCCGGCGGCATGGACGCTGGCGTTGCGCGAGAGGTCTTCGAGCGCCATGGCCGTGTCGATCAATTCGCGCGTGACTTCCTCGCTCTCATAGGCCTGTTTCAGCTCCGGTGATTGCTTGAGCGCCTTTTCCAGAGTCATTTTCAAGTCGAACGGGATCATCTTCGCCAGGCGGTCGCACTCGCCATAGCTCAAACCCATGACACGCCCAACATCGCGCACCACAGACTTGGCGCCCAGCGTGCCGAAGGTGACGATCTGCGCGACGGCCTCCCGCCCATATTTCTGCCGGACGTACTCGATAACATCCGCGCGGCGGTCATCGGCGAAATCGATGTCGATGTCCGGCGGGTTCACGCGTTCGGGATTCAAAAAACGCTCGAACAGGAGCCCATACCGGATGGGATCGACATTGGAGATTTCCAGCAGGTACGTCACAATCGAACCGGCGGCCGAACCGCGCGCAACGCAAGCAACGCCCTTCTGGTGGCCGTAACGGACGAAGTCGCCGACGATCAGGAAGTAACTGATAAACCCGGTCTTTTCGATGACCTTGAGTTCGGTTTGAAGCCGATTCATGACCGCCTGGGCCGCCGCGGCCGCTTCAGATTCTGAAAGGTTGGGGGAGCTGGACGGGGTGGCCTGCTCCCCATCTGGTTCAGTGTCCGCGGCAGTCCCCGCAGTTGAACCCTTGTCTCCATTGGCGCGCGCCGGTCCGCCTGCCGTTTCCGGCCCGGCGATTGGCGGCAGCCGCTGGGGTTCAGTAACGCGCTCGAGAACAAATTCCGTTCCCTCGACTCGCGCTTCCAATCCGTAACGCTTCTTCAAACCTTCGGCGCAAAGGCGGCGCAGGTAGCTGTCGCGCGTGAAGGGCGGGGGCGGATCGAACACCGGGTAATGGAGCGTGTTGAATTGGATTTCGACATTGCAGCGTTCGGCCACTTCGAGCGTGTTTTGCACCGCCTCGGGTTTTTCTGCAAAACGCGTCTTCATTTCCTCAGCCGAGCGCAGATAAAACTGTTCCTGGGCGTACTTCATGCGCTTGGTGTCGCTGAGCAGCGTCTGGGTGCCGATGCAAATCAAACAATCGTGGGCGTGGGAATGGCTTTTCTCGACGTAATGGACGTCATTGGTGGCCACCAGCTTCAGGCCGAATTCCGCGGCCCAGGGGATCAGGTGCCGGTTAACTTTTTCCTGCTCGGCAATGCCGTGGTTTTGCAGTTCGAGATAGAAATTTTCAGGTCCCAGCGTCTGCTTGAACCAATCGATGGAATCGCGGGCTTTGGCGAGTTGCTCTCTTTGGATGGCCTCGGGGATTTCGCTGGCCAGGCAGCCGGAGAGCGCGATGAGCCCTTCCTTATGGGCGGCCAGGAGCTCTTTGTCGATTCGGGGTTTGTAATAGTAACCTTCCAGATGCGCGGCGGTGGCGAGCCGAATGAGGTTTTTGTAGCCGGTCTCATCTTTGGCAAGCAGCACCAAATGATGATACACATCCCGTCCACCGCTGCTGCTCTTCTTTTCCAGCCGGCTGCCCGGGGCGACATACACCTCGCACCCGATTATGGGCTTGATGCCTTTGTCGCGAGCCGCCTGGTAAAAATCAATGGCGCCGTAAAGCACCCCGTGGTCCGTTATGGCCAGCGAGGGGAATTTCAGCTCGCGCGCCTTGTCCATCAGCCGGTCCAGCCGACAGGCCCCATCGAGCAAGGAATACTCGGTGTGCAAATGTAAGTGGACAAACTCCGCATGCGCCATGACATCAAATTACCGCCTCGGCTCGCGGCGGAGCAAGCACGAGATGTTCACTTTCTATTAAGAATGCGTTTTAGAATTGTAGGAGCCGACGTGAGGAGGCTGGACGAAGACTCACATTTTGATGGGTTTTTCCTATCGATCAAAGCCTCCTCACGTCGGCTCCTGCGAGGCGCTTTCAGCTCACAACGTCCACCCTTTGCGATATTCGTAATGGAGGAGCTTGTTTGCGTCCGGATCATTTGTGATTTTGAAATCGGCGCTGTCCCAAACCAGCTTATCGCCCCCGTTATGGATGCAGACGCTGCCAAGCAGGACCGCTTCAGTCAGTGGCCCCGCAAAATCGAAGTTCGAACGGGTGGGCGAGCCATGCTTGCAGGCCTCGATCCATTCTTTGTAATGGCCGATGGAACGGGGCAGCGTTTTGGGCGGTCGCCGGTAGCTCTGATCCAGCGAATGGGGCAACAGCCGCGGGTGCTCTCCGCCCCAGCCGGTGACGAGCATTTTGCCTTTGTCGCCTACGAACAGGATGCCGTCTTCGGGGTCCAGTTCGCGATTGGGCTCCAACTCGGCTGGGCGCTCCGGCAGCAGCCCGCCATCATACCAATGGAGTTTGACAGCGGGCAGTTCGCCGCGCGCCGGGAATTCATAATGGACCATCGCCGCTACCGGGACGCTTTCGGCAAAGACAGGCGTCGAGCTGGCCTGGATGGTTGTGGGCGGGCCAAGCTTGAGGGCAGAAAAGACCGGCGCCAAGTTGTGAATACCCATATCGCCCAGCCCGCCTGAACCGAAGTCCCACCAGCCACGCCATCGAAACGGCACATAAGCTGGGTTGTAAGGCCGGTATGGGGCCGGGCCGAGCCATAAATTCCAATCGAGCGACTCCGGCTCCGGGGGGGTGTCTTTGGGCCGCTCGATGCCTTGAGCCCACCACAGCGGCATTTTTCCTCGATGCGTCGGGCGGTCGGACCACACATGCGCCTCGCGGACCGCTCCAATTGCCCCGTCCCAAAGCCAGTCGTTGATCAAGCGATTGCCCTCGAATGCCATGCCTTGATTGCCCATTTGCGTTGCTACCCTGGCCTCGCGCGCCGCTTTGGCCACTGCTCGCGCCTCATACACGGTGCGCGTGAGGGGTTTCTCGCAATAGACGTGCTTGCCGCTTTTAATGGCCGCCATCGACACAATGGCATGGTTATGGTCCGGCGTCCCAATGACCACACCGTCGATGGATTTCTCCTTATTCAGCATCTCCCTGAAATCTTTGTAGCGTTTTGCCTTTGGATACTTGTTGAAAGTGTGCGCCGCGTGATCCTGATCCACGTCGCATAAGGCGATGATGTTTTCGCTGCTCATTTCGTCGATGTCGTTGCCGCCCTGGCCGCCAATGCCCACTCCGGCGATGTTGAGCTTATTATTCGGAGAGCTTTCACCAGCGCCCAACGCCACGTGGCTGGGCAGAAGCAGAAACGAACTTGCCGCAGTCGATGTGAACAGGAAACTGCGACGCGAGAGTTTTTTGTACGAGGCATTCATATTCGGGTGGTCCCCAGGGTAAATGAGAATGAGCGCGAGGACAAGTCAGGCCATTCTCAAAACACTCTTTTGTCAGACAAACACCTAACTCAAAATCAGACCGCTTCCGAATGCTATCCATTGGGGTCTGGTTAATTCTAAAGCGTGAGATCAACCAAACGACACGCTACACTTCCGATTGGCCGGACCGCCCGGCTCGCTTTTGAAATTGATGCCATGCGCGCCGAATGCAGCAGGTCAGCCCAAATCCTGATTGGCAAATTTCCTCTCGATGAAGAGGAACTCGAAGAATGCGCGCGTTTGGATGACGCCCTGGCTCGCGCCCAACGCCTGCTCAAAGGAACCATTCGCAGCGTGATGCTTTCCCGCCTGAACCGCAGGAGCCGGGCAAGGTAGCGCGCGCAGCCAGGTTCCCTCT
Encoded proteins:
- a CDS encoding right-handed parallel beta-helix repeat-containing protein codes for the protein MRFPRLPLVGFASFVVTVSSGVEPAHAPEKAVAPLPLRTNVSIRLALPPWPAPGLTLHVSSQGNDAGNGSAEQPFASLQRARNEIRTRRHSGSLPAGTVEVLVHGGAYHVSRTFSVSETDSGTESAPVVFRAAPGEQPIFCGGTQLTGWRRLSDADGYALLPPEARSKIWLVNLRALGITHLLPLKLGGFASGNGFQTHPAHELFFNGQAMLLARGPNQGFLHISQVAVKDGTKGYDRQGSKTGKFFYEGDRPSRWANEPDLLLYGYWFWDWADSYERVASIAPRQRLITLAQPWHTYGFSVGAPFYAVNAMSELDAPGEWYLDSKGAQVLFYPPSDPRRATIELSRFDAPMVNLDNASWVCFSGVTWEFGSADAIHVRGGAHCLFAGCVVRHFAGNGVEIRGGHQHGLLACDIYSMGRGGTLISGGDRKSLEPGGHFVENCDIHDLSRIDHTYTPAVVLDGVGNRLEHNRMHDIPSSAMRVAGNNHSIQYNEVYNVVTESDDQGGVDMFANPTFRGNVFRYNYFHHIGNWRAAGEQPKCGQAGIRLDDAICGTLIYGNVFERCSAGKLGFGGIQIHGGKDNVVENNLFIQCAAMVSCSPWDSKRWRQYVATSLESPEIDPTLYLRKYPDLAQLAENPNRNHIRRNLGWRCGELLRRAPGNLDAEDNAILPDKEFVWDPVKFELNHPGFDPIPFKEIGLYADARFLTR
- a CDS encoding DNA polymerase III subunit alpha, with the translated sequence MAHAEFVHLHLHTEYSLLDGACRLDRLMDKARELKFPSLAITDHGVLYGAIDFYQAARDKGIKPIIGCEVYVAPGSRLEKKSSSGGRDVYHHLVLLAKDETGYKNLIRLATAAHLEGYYYKPRIDKELLAAHKEGLIALSGCLASEIPEAIQREQLAKARDSIDWFKQTLGPENFYLELQNHGIAEQEKVNRHLIPWAAEFGLKLVATNDVHYVEKSHSHAHDCLICIGTQTLLSDTKRMKYAQEQFYLRSAEEMKTRFAEKPEAVQNTLEVAERCNVEIQFNTLHYPVFDPPPPFTRDSYLRRLCAEGLKKRYGLEARVEGTEFVLERVTEPQRLPPIAGPETAGGPARANGDKGSTAGTAADTEPDGEQATPSSSPNLSESEAAAAAQAVMNRLQTELKVIEKTGFISYFLIVGDFVRYGHQKGVACVARGSAAGSIVTYLLEISNVDPIRYGLLFERFLNPERVNPPDIDIDFADDRRADVIEYVRQKYGREAVAQIVTFGTLGAKSVVRDVGRVMGLSYGECDRLAKMIPFDLKMTLEKALKQSPELKQAYESEEVTRELIDTAMALEDLSRNASVHAAGVVIGDQPLVNLLPLKQDDDGGIVTQYAMGPVGDLGLLKMDFLGLKTLTVIRNTCELVHKTRGIEVPIDHLPLDDAKTYDLLNRANTLGVFQLESGGMRDLCRKFEISSIEHITALIALYRPGPMELIPEFISRRHGEVKIEYAHPLLEPICRETYGIMVYQEQVMQAAQALAGYTLGGADLLRRAMGKKKTEEMAKQREIFVKGAARVNNIPAGKANQIFDLLEKFAGYGFNKSHAAAYAIVAYQTAYLKANYPVEFFCAMMTNDMGDTEKLSQYIAEARAMGIEVLPPDVNESQVHFAPNKPGAQPAPAAANGSNCHPIPEPTGQNASSAMAIRFGLAAIKGIGEVAVESILKARNEGGPFHSLADMCQRVDGRTINRKVLEALIKSGACDGFGKTRAGLFSQIDRTLTRAAGIISDRQRGQSSLFGALENKSSAEPEADTALEEWPEHEMLAQEKELLGFYVTGHPLTPYAAILEKYSLTNTKTLAQLPNRALTRLGGMIAAAQNGVSKKSGKPYSILTLEDLEGSVQILCINENYEKNRELLQVGKAVFVVGEVNIGDERPKLFPQEIMALEDAPRRFTKQVLLRLHTAHFSPSTLEPVRALVEAHPGKCPLYLCFIRPTGQKVIVETHEKFFVAPSRQLQQAANELLGDDAYFAKADPTLPERPPRRWNGNSN
- a CDS encoding Gfo/Idh/MocA family oxidoreductase, yielding MNASYKKLSRRSFLFTSTAASSFLLLPSHVALGAGESSPNNKLNIAGVGIGGQGGNDIDEMSSENIIALCDVDQDHAAHTFNKYPKAKRYKDFREMLNKEKSIDGVVIGTPDHNHAIVSMAAIKSGKHVYCEKPLTRTVYEARAVAKAAREARVATQMGNQGMAFEGNRLINDWLWDGAIGAVREAHVWSDRPTHRGKMPLWWAQGIERPKDTPPEPESLDWNLWLGPAPYRPYNPAYVPFRWRGWWDFGSGGLGDMGIHNLAPVFSALKLGPPTTIQASSTPVFAESVPVAAMVHYEFPARGELPAVKLHWYDGGLLPERPAELEPNRELDPEDGILFVGDKGKMLVTGWGGEHPRLLPHSLDQSYRRPPKTLPRSIGHYKEWIEACKHGSPTRSNFDFAGPLTEAVLLGSVCIHNGGDKLVWDSADFKITNDPDANKLLHYEYRKGWTL